A window of Microbispora hainanensis genomic DNA:
CACCGAAGTGTGGATCTCGGTCATGGGCGGGTCCTTTCACCGAGGACGGGAGGAAACAGAGGCGGTCAGCAGGTGCTCCATCGCACGGTGGCGGTGCCTTTCTTGCCCTTCGGGCCGTGCAGTTCGAGCGGCGCCGTCACGGGCGAGGGGACCCCGCACCAGTAGCGGACGCGCAACGCGCGCACGGTGAGCACGTCGGTGTGCCCGGGCTTGAGCGTTCCACTGGACGGCTCGACCACCAGGCCAGGAGCCGTTATCCGCCATTTCACGGGTTTTCCGGAGGTCGTCGAGAGAGTGAGGGTTCCTCTCCCGAACGCGTCGAGTGCGACGACGGACGGCGCCTGCACACCCCAGGCGCCCATCAGGAAGACGCCCGGACGTGTGGGAGTGTCCGGAGCGGCGCCCTGTCCGCCGGGTTGCGCGGCGCCCCCGCCTGTGGCGCCCCCTGCCGCCGTGCTCTGTTCGCCGCTCTGTCCCCCGCTTTGTCCCCCGCTCTGTGCTGTGCCCCCGCCTGTGGCACCCCCGTTCGCCGTACTCTTTTCCCCGCTCTTTCCGTCGCTCTGATCCCCGCTCTGTGCGGCGTCCCCGTCCGTCGTGTCCTGTCCGCCGGGCTGCGCGGCGCCCCCGGCCGTGGTGTCCCCCGCGGCCGTCGCGGTCACCGTGACCCGGGGCGCGCCCATGCTGGTGGTGCCCTCGGCACCCGCCGCACCGTCCGCCGTACCACCCGCCGCGCCGTTAGCCGCGCCGTTAGCCGCGCCGTTCGCCGTGCCGTCCGCTGCGGGGTTCGCCGCGGGGTTGCCCGCCCCCGTTCCCGCCGGATCGGCGGACGTCTGCGCGACGTTCGCCTCCAGCGCCCCCTTATGGGACTGGGGAGCGGGAGCGAAGAGGTTGATCCCCGTCACGGTCCCCGCCGCCCCCGCGACGACGACGATGACGATGCGTAAGGCGGTCGCCCGAAGCAGTGAGCCGACCCGGGCCAGGACCGCGACGATCCTGATCTGCGCACCGGCGGGCGGCCTGTGGGCGGAGCCTGCCTCCCCGGCCGTACCGGTGGTGTCGTGGACAGAGGCCATTGCAGGGACGGTGCCGGCAGCGGGGGCAGGGACCACCTCGGCGGCATGCGCCAGCGCCTCCCTGGCCCTGATCTGCGAGAGCAGGGCGTTGTAGAGAGGCGTGTCCTGCCCCGGCTGCAGCGCGGCGCTCTCTCCGGAGGCCGGGTGCGCCCTGCTCGCCACCCCGGGGAACGGGTTGGGCCGTTGCGTGGCGCGTGACCTCAACGTTCCTGACGGCCACGGCAGGCTCGGCTGGGTGTCCTCCTGGGAGATGGGCCGCACCGGGCGCTCCGGCCGCTCGGCCCCTGGAGTCCCCGCGGCCGACGGTTCCGCCTTGGTAGCCCCCGCAGTCGGCAGTACGCCCCCAGGAGCCGGCGTGAGCGGCAGCGCGGCCCCGGCAGTCGCCGCAGCCTGCGGCATGGCCCCGGGAGCCAGCGTGGTCGGCAGTTCGACCCCGGCGGTCGCGGCAGTGTCGGCAGGACGCGGCGCTTCCGGCAGCGAGGGCAGGAGGCCGGGCCTCGTGTCGTCCCGGTCCTCCCCGTCCTTCCGGGACGGGGGGCGGGACTCTTCCCGGGACCCCACCGGCGACAGACCGGAGCCGGGCGGCACCGACGGCGGGCCCGGCGGCGTCGCCCCTGGGACCGCAGGAGCCGCCGGCGTGCCTGGCGGCGACGCGGAGACCGCCGACGCGGGCGGCGGCGATATGGGGGATGCCGACGCAGGCGCGGCGGGAGCGGGTGTGGACGCCGCCGCAGGCGCAGGCGCGGGCGCGGGCGCGGTGCCCACGGGAGCGGACAGCGGCATGCCGAACGACGATGGGGGCCGCTGCCCCGTCCGCTCCGCCGGAGCAGAAGGCGGAGGGGACGCTGGAGCAGACGGCGCAGAGGACGGCGGTGCCGAGGATTGCGGTGCGAACGCCGGATGGGACGCCGAAGGACGCTCCGAAACGGATGGCGACGAAGACGCCCGGGCGGACGCCGGAACGGACGGCGAAGAGGACTGCGGCGCGAACGCTGGATGGGACACCGAAGGGCCCGCCGGATGGGACGGCGGAGGAGACGCCGGGGCCGATGGTGGCGGGAACGGCGGAAGGGACGGCGGAGTGAACACCGGCGCGGTCGGCAGAGCGGACGCCGAAGGGGGCGCCGGGACGGGCGGCGGGGCGGGCCTGGCTCTGTGGCTGGCCCTGCTCAGGGCGTCCAGAAGTCGCTGCCTGGTCTCGGGCGTGAGGTCGGCGACCGGAGGGCGGGACAGGATCTGCGGAACGGTGTATCGGATGTTGATGGGCCGTTTGCACACCACGCACGTCACGATGTGCCGGAGCAGCGCCGTACGGGCGGTGCCGAAGTCGGCCGCCTCGCCGTGCTCGTCCGGGAAGACGGCGGCGGCCAGCGGAGCGAGGTCCGGGCAGATCGGACGGCCCCGGGCGAGGCCGTCCAGCCCGCTCACGAGGATCTCCACCACGTCCTGGGTGCGTGCGATCAGCCTGCCTGCCTCCTTCAGCGGCAGCGCGAGCACGTACACGAGATCCCGAAGCGGGAGTTCGTGACGGTAGAGGAGGAGCAGCGTCTCCGCGCCCAGCGGGTCGGCCAGGCGCCACGCGCGCCGCACCGCGAGGTGGTCGGGTCCGCCGGACCCGGGCCCGGGCACGAATCCCCGCCCCGGGCCGGTGGCGACCTCACGGCGCAGCGCGGACAGCAGCCAGGCCCGGTCTGAAACGTTCCCGGGCCGTTCGCGGGCCGCGCACGACTCCAGAGCGGCGGTCACCGCCGCGAGCATGGGGCCGGACGCGAGATGGCCGGAGGCATAGTCGACGAGGTGGGCGCCGTGTTCGTCCACCCACGTCATCCCCTGGCCGGGGTCGAGCGTCACATCCCCGACTGGCGGGCTCATGCGCACCGGATCGGGGTGAGGACGACGACGGCGTCATGTTCGGCCAGAGCATCCCTGCGACTTAGGCATGGCACTTGCCTAACAGGAAATCTTGATGCATACCGATACATAGAACGAGATCTTAGACTGACCGCGATGTGTTGGGAAGGAAAAGAACCAGAGAAATCCTGAGTTGAGGATAAGCCGCAAATAACACCGATATGGTCATCCGAAAGGGATCTGGTAGCGGCTCCGTATCGTCTCCCGACTTGTCTGGAGAACTTGCGGACCATGATTGCTTCCGCCACCCCGACAGCCCGGATGACCTGCCCCTTCATTCCGCTTTCCGGCACGAGCGACATTCGGCGGCGGGCGGGTTTCGGTGCCGGCCTTTCACCCGTCATCCGATCGCCACATCCGATATGAATAGCCTTCATATTTCTGGGGAATAACCAGCGTTCCATGCTTTTTCAGCATTACAGCATGCGCACGCGCGGTCTCTGCGTGAAGCAGCCTCCGCCCACCTCGGATCACCCTCGAACGGCCGCCGCGAGGTCGCGAAAACGTGATCTCCAACGATCTTCGACGACCTTCCACGATCTTCAACACTCTCCGGCGATCTCCGCGATTTCCCGCGCCGGAGGCCGTCCGGCACGTGTCGAATCGGACTGACACTCAGGCGGCGTCTGCCTTCGTTGACGTGACGCCCGCAACCACCGGTGCCGGGGACCACGAAGAGACGTGCGTGGAGGCCGTCGTCGTCCTGTTCAACCGGGACCTGCGAGTTCACGATCATCCGGCGCTGTCCGAAGCGTGCGCCGCGGCCCGGCACGTCGTTCCGCTGTTCGTTTTCGACCCCGCCATCGGGGCCCGGCACCGCCGCGACTTCCTCCTCGCGTCCCTCCACGACCTGCGGTCGTCCCTGCGCGCGCTCGGCGGAGACCTCGTCGTACGGCACGGCGACCCGGTCGCCCATGCCGTACGGACCGCCGGGGAGACGGGCGCGGCGGCGATCTGGGCGAGCGAGGACGTCAGCCCGCTAGCGCGGCGACGCGAACGGCGATTGGCGGAGGAGTGCCAGGCCCACCGGCTGGAGTTCCGTCTCTTCCCCGGCGTGACCGTGGTGCCCCCCGGCGCGCTGCGACCCGGCGGCGGGAGCCACTACCGCGTCTTCTCCCCCTACTGGCGGGCCTGGTCGGCCACCGCGAGACGGCCGGTCCTCGGCGCGCCCCACCGCCTGTCCCTGCCACGTGGTGTCGATCCCGGCGTCCTGCCCGGGGCGTCCCCCACGCCGTACGGGATCGTGCGGGGCGGGGAGGACGAGGCGCGGCGGCGGCTGGAACGGTGGGTGAACGACGGCCTGGCCTCCTACGCCGAGACGCGCGACCTGATGGCGGGGCGCACCTCGATGCTGAGCGCCTACCTTCACTTCGGCTGCCTGTCGCCGTCCGAGGTCGTGGCCCGCGCCTGCGAACGGCCCCGCAGCGAGGAGTACGTCAGGCAACTGTGCTGGCGCGACTTCCACTACCAGGTCGTCGACGCGTTCCCCGACATGGGCCGGCGCGACTACCGGCCGAGGGACGTGGACTGGCGGCGCGACGAGGAGGCGGAGGCCGCCTGGCGAGAGGGCGCGACCGGGGTTCCGATCGTGGACGCGGGCATGCGCCAGCTACGCGCCGAGGGCTGGATGCACAACCGGGTGCGCCTCGTCACCGGCTCCTACCTGACCAAGCGGCTCGGGATCGACTGGCGGGCCGGGCTGGAGCACTTCGCCGAGTGGCTGCTCGACGGCGACATGCCGAACAACTCCGGCAACTGGCAGTGGGTCGCGGGCACGGGCAACGACACCCGGCCCTACCGCACGCTCAACCCCCTGCGCCAGGCGAAGAGATTCGACCCCGACGGGGAGTACGTGCGGCGTTACGTCCCCGAACTCGCCGCGCTGCCCGGCCACCTGGTGCACGAGCCGTGGAAGGTGCGCGGCGGGGTGCCGGGCTACCCCTCCACTCCTCTCGGCGGCGAGCTCAGTGCGTGACGGCCGCCGAGCCCGTCCCGCCGTCCGGTCAGAGTTCGGCGTCGGGAGTCGACCCCGCCCGGACCATGATCATGCCCGTCCCCGGCGCTTCCGTACGGCCATGGGCGGAGCACGTCATGGCTGTCTCCTCGTCATCCTGTCGAGCTGGCCGACGACCCATTCGCGATAGTCCTTCGACAGCGGATCGGCGCCGACGATCCCCTCGACCATCCGGGGCAGCGCAATAGGCGCGAAGGCCAGCGCGTAGGCGACCAGCAGGACGAACTCGGCGTCCAGCTCGCCGGTGATCTCGCCCTCCTCCTGACGGCGGCGGGTCCGCTCCACGGCCTGGTGCAGCCGGTCTCGCTGCGCCGTCGCCCATTCGTCGTCGCTCTCGGGGGACGAGCCGTCGCCCAGCGCCTGCCAGATCACCAGCCGGGACCAGTCCGGGTTGTCCAGTGTCGCGTCGAGGTGGGCCGCCACGCTCTCGGCGTACGTCGCGCCGGGCGGCGTCACGTTCTCCTGCGAGCGTGCCCACCTGCGCCGCAGTTCCTCGACGAGCCCCTGTTTTCCGCCGAAGTAGTACGAGATGAGCTGCTGGTTGACGCCCGCTCGCGCCGCGATGGCGGCCGTCCGGGCTCCGGCGTACCCCTTCGCACCGAACTCCTCGACCGCCGCCGCCAGGATCCGCTCGCGGGTCCGTTCCGCCGCCTTCCCACGCTCTTGTGGTGCGCGCCGCCCTGATGAAGCCATGCGTCGCACCCTAGCCAATCATGTGGTTGAGTGACAAAAATCAATCAATCACTTGAAGAGGATGGGGCGCATGATCTTCACAGAGCGCGAAATCGAATACCTCTCCAGTCAGCGGATCGGGCGCCTGGCCACGCTCCAGCCGAACGGGACGCTCCAGGTGAGCCCTGTCGGATTCCGCTACAACCCCGAGCTCCAGACGATCGACATCGCCGGGCACAACATGGCGGCCAGTCGCAAGTTCCGCAACGTGCTGGCCAACGGCAAGGTGGCGTTCGTCGTGGACGACATCCCGTCCGTCGATCCCTGGCAGGTGCGCTGCCTGGAGATACGCGGGCGCGGCGAGGCGCTCACCGAGGCCGCCGACTCGAACGCCCCGCTGCCCGGCCCGATCATCCGCGTCCGTCCACGGCGGATCATCAGCTTCGGCATCGACCCCGGCAACCCCGCCGCCGGCAAGCGCGACTTCCCGGAAGCGTGAACGGCGCGCAGGCGGTGCGCGTCCGGGAGGCGTGCACGGCCCGGAGGCCGTGAGTGGTCCGGGGAGGCGTGAACGACGCTGATGCCTGAACCGCGCGGAGGCGGTGAACGGCGCTTAGGCGTGAGCGGCGCGGGGGCGTGAGCGGCGCGGGGGCGTGAGCGGCGCGGGGGCGTGAGCGGCGCGGGGGCGTGAGCGGCGCGGGGGCGTGAGCGGCCTTTTACTCGGATCGGCCGGTGGCACGGCAGCGGCGGTGGACCTCGTCCACCCGTTCAGTGAGGCCCTTGCGGTCGAGGTGTTCCAGCAGCGGCACCGCGACCCTGCGGCTGGTGCCGAGCACGCTCCTGGCCTGGCTGACCGTGAACGGCTGCGGCAGCCGGGCCAGCAGCGCCGCCGCGCCCGCGTCCGCGCCCGGCGCGAGCACGATGCCCTCGGCCACGCGCAGCAGCGCCCCGGCGCGTACGGCGGCGGCGAGCTCGCGTGGTCCGAGTCCCAGCTCCGCCAGCCGCCCGGCGTCCGGCGCCTGGAACGGAGCCGTGGCCAGGTCGTCCAGCAGGGCCCGCACCGCCCGGGCCACGGGGGCGGGCAGCCCGGCCGTCCCGGTCACGACGCGGCCCGCCGTGGTGATCCGCCCGTCGGCCACCGTCAGCGGCGGGCGTACGAGCGCCGTCACGAGCCGCCGGTCGGGCAGGCCCAGCTCGTGGCGGGCGGCCTCCACCGGCATCCCCGGCTCCAGAGGATGATCGGCGGCGTACCGCCGTACGACCTCGGGGAGACGAGCCGACAGCTCCGCCCAGTGATCGGGGTCGGCGTGCCAGCCGGCGGCCACCGGCCGTCCCGTGGGCGGGCAGCCCATCGCGAGCAGCTCGCCGTCGCGCAGCAGCAGGTGCGTACGCAGGAGCGACGCGGCGTCCGCCGACGCGTCCGCCAGCGCCTTCGCCCGTTCCCTGGCCGCGCCCCGGCGGCGCAGCTCCGGAGGGCGTACGTCGAGCACGGTCGCCCGCGCGAGCACCCGCAGCTCGCCCTGTCCCCGGCCCGGGTCGCGCAGCAGCAGCGCGTCGCCCACGTGCAGGGGAAGCGGCCGGGCCAGGCGTAGCCGGGCCGCCACACTTTCGGCACTTTCGGCACTTTCGGCCTCCGCGCCGAGCGGGCGCACCTCGCACGGCACCGCCGCCGAGCCGATGTGGGCGGTGAGCCGCGCGGGAAGCGGCCCGCGTGCGCCTTCCGCCATCGTCACGCGTACGTCGGCCAGGCTCGTCGCCGTCCAGGCGCCGGGCGTGACGAGGGCGTGGCCGCGTTGCGGCGCGATCCGCCCGCGCAGGTTGAGCGCCACCCGCGCGACCCCGGTGACCGACTCGACGTGCTCCTTGAGCGACTCCAGGGCGCGTACCCGCACCGGCTCGCCGTCCAGCTCCAGTTCGTCGCCCGTCGCGACGCGGCCGGCGGGCAGCGTGCCGGTCACGACGGTGCCGCTGCCGCGCACGCTGAACGCCCGGTCGATCCACAGCCGTACGGGGGCCTGCGGATCGGGCGCGGGCAGCGCCGCCACCAGCCGGTCGAGGGCCGCCCGCAGCCCGTCGAGGCCCTCACCGGTGCGCCCGCTCACCGCCAATGCCTCCACCTCGCCCAGCCCGGCCTCCGCCAGCCGGGCGCGCGCGTCCTCCAGGGCGGGCGCGGGGTCGGCGAGGTCCGCGCGGGTGACGGCGAGCAGGCCATGCCGTACGCCGAGGGTGCGCAGCGCGACCAGATGCTCCTGCGACTGGGGCATCCACCCCTCGTCGGCGGCGACGACGAACATCACGGCGGGCACCGGGCCGACACCGGCGAGCATCGTGCCGAGGAAGCGTTCGTGCCCGGGGACGTCGACGAACGCCACCCGTTCCCCCGAGGGCAGCGTCGTCCAGGCGTAGCCCAGCTCGATCGTGAGCCCACGGCGCCGCTCCTCCGCCAGCCGGTCGGGCTCCATCCCGGTCAGCGCCCGCACCAGCGTCGACTTGCCGTGGTCGACGTGCCCGGCCGTGGCCACGACATGCGTTCCCGGGGCCATCAGGAGGCCGCCCTGAGGACGGCCGCGAGGACCTCGCCGTCCAGGTCCGGCGGCACGGCGCGCAGGTCGAGCAGCAGGCGTCCCCCCTCGACCCGGCCGACGACCGGCGGCTCGCCGCGCCGCAGCGGTCCAGCCAGCCGTTCCGGCAGGCTCACCGCCGTGCTCGGCAGGCGCACTCCGGGGGCTCCGCCCCCGCCCACGGTCGCCTCCGTGGTCACGGCCGCCGCGTCCACACCCGCCTGGCACAGCGCCTTGGCCAGCGCCTCGGCCCGCTCCCCGAGGATGATCGGATCGGCGTGGAGAGCCTGCCGTACGGGCGGCTCCGGGCCCCGCAGCGTCGCCTCCAGGGCGGCCAGCGTCAGCTTGTCCACGCGCAGCGCACGGGCGAGCGGGTGCCGCCTGAGCCGTTCGACCAGGTCGCTGCGGCCGAGCAGCAAACCGGCCTGCGGACCGCCGAGCAGCTTGTCGCCGCTCGCGGTGACGAGGTCGGCGCCGACCCGCAGCACGCTCGCGGCGTCGGGCTCCTCCGGCAGGAGCGGATCACGGTCGAGCAGCCCCGAACCGATGTCGACGACCACCGGCACGCCCAGCCCGGTCAGCTCGGCCACCTCGACCGAGCCGGTGAAGCCCTCGACCCGGAAGTTCGACGGGTGGACCTTGAGCACGAACCCCGTCTGCGGCCCGATCGCGTCCCGATAGTCGGCCAGGGCGGTGCGGTTGGTCGTGCCCACTTCGCGTAGCCGCGCGCCGGTGGACACGAGCAGGTCGGGGATGCGGAATCCGTCGCCGATCTCGACCAGCTCGCCCCTGCTGATCACGATCTCCCGTCCGGCGGCGAGCGCGGTGGCGGCCAGCACGAGGGCGGCGGCGTTGTTGTTGACCACGTGGACGCCCTCGGCGTCGGGCACGGCCCGGGCGAGCGCCTCGATCGCGCCGCGTCCCCGGCGGGCACGCGCTCCCGACTCCAGGTCGAACTCCACGTCGGTCGCCCCAGCCGCCACCGTCACCGCCTCGACGGCGGCCGGCGACAGCGGCGCGCGGCCCAGGTTCGTGTGGAGCAGCACGCCGGTCATGTTGACGACGGGCCGCAGGCTCGTGGCGTGGCGCGGCAGCGCCGCCAGCGCGACGTCGGCGACGTCCTCCGGTTCGATCTCGCCCTGCCGCACCCGCTGCTGCGCGTGCACGACCGCGTCCTTGACCGCCGTACGGCCGAGCCGCTCGACGGCGGCGACCAGCCGCGGATCGGCCAGCACGGCGTCGGTGCGCGGCACCCGCCTCCGTGGATCCACACTTCAAACTACAGCGGCGGTGCCCGGCCGCCCGATGAGCCAGGCCGGGCACGCCGGTTCTTCACCAGCGGCTTGGCGCCGCCGAGGCACAGCCCATAAGCCGGGCCGGGCACGACGGTTCTTCATCAGCGTCTCCTCGGCCACCAGGACACGCTGTATGCCGACTCCCGCAGCCTCGACACCTTCGCCCGGCAGCACTACCGCGCGTGCCACATCGAGGGGGACGTCGCTCGTCTTCGGCCGCGCGACCGCCGTCTTCGAGCGGTGCGAGCTGAGCCCGGGCGCAGCGATGCCCGTGCCCGAGAACCGGCGGAACTCACACCGCGACAGGCCGCCGGGCGCACCCTCGGGAGCTACCTAGGCGACTGGCGCTCCGGCCCTGCTCTGCTCCCCCGTCCCTCGGGCAGGTGACACCCTTCTCCCTGCCATGGCGGTAACGGCGGAGTGCTCGTCCGCGAGTTCCTTGTGACCGCCTCGGGAGGGAAGCCCCATGGACGTGCGGGACCACGCCGCTGCCGGACCGCACCGGAAGCCGGCGATTCGAGCCGGTACGGCGAACGGGCGCGGCGTGCTCGAAGGGGCGTTCCACCTGCTCGACGTGCTGGCGGCGGCCGAGGAGGGAGCCGGTCTGTCCGAGCTCGCCCGCGACGCCGGCATGCCGAAGGCGACCACCTATCGCCTGCTGCGGCAGCTCGCCGACCTCGGCGCGGTGCACCAGCACGGGCAGCGCTACTTCGTGGGGCGGCGGCTCGCCCTCCTGGGCGACGCCTGGCAGCCCGACCCGCGGCTGCGGGCCGCCGCCCGCGAACCCGTACGCCTGCTGTCGGCGCTGACCACGACCGTCGTGTTCCTCACCGCGCTGGAAGGAGACCGGGTCAAGGTGATCACGGTGGCGCGGGGAGAGATCAAGGAGGTGCCGCCGATCCTGCCGGGCTCCGAGCTTGCCGAGGCGACCGCCGCGGGCCGGGTGTTGCTGACGCAGAGACCGGACGGCGACGCCGCGCCGCCGGGGTTCACGCTCACCGAATGGCGGCGGGCCCAGGCGGCCCTCCGCCGGTCGGGTTCGGTCGCCGTAGATCACCATGAGGTGATGCCCGGGGTCTGCTGCGTGGCCGCACCGGTCCGGCGCCCGGAAGGCGAGATCGTCGCGTCCATCAGCGCGCTGGCGGTGCGACCGGCGGTGCCGGCCGGGCTCACCGAACTCGTACTGCGCGCGTCGCGGGAGATCACCCGCAACCTCGGCCGCACCTGACGGTCCACGGCCCGCTGCCCCAGGTCGTCCCGCCGGCACCACATCGAGGCCGTACGTGCGCCGCCTCGTGTGGACTCGCGTCACGGCCCGCCGGGGCGGCTGGTCGTAGCGGCTAGGACTCCTCGGCGAACAGGTCGGCAGCCGAGGTCGCCGTGGCGGCACGCCGCACCCATTCGTCAAGCAGGCCCACATCCGTACAGGCACTGATGAACGCGCGGTCGGAATCCGAGACGGCAATGCCACGCGCCTCCAGAACGGTCAGCACCGCCCTCGCCTCACCCTCTGCCCGGCCCCTTCTCCGGCCTTCCTCGCGGCCCTCTTCACGGCCTTCCGCACGGCCGACTTCGAGACCCTTCCCGTAGTGCTGACGAGCGAAGGGACTGTAGACCGGCCAAGTGGTGGTTTCCATGACTCTCTCCATGACGTATCTGGCGGCCTTCGTAGCGAGTCGGTATGCGTATTCATAGTATTGCGGAGCGTGTTCATCGGGTAGGTGTCGCAGCGCGGCCACGAACGCCTCTATCACCGGCGGATGTTCGCCGTGAGCCATCACCGACAACGCGGCCAGTTCCGGGTGGGCCGCCGCTTCCGCGGGATCGGTGACAGCCGGGATCTGATCCGGGCCGATCACCTGACAGGCCAGCGTGTAGCCGGGCAGGCTGGTACGGATCGGGGCGGACGCCCACTTGGCCGTACGGGCCTTCGGGCAGATCATCAGGACGGTGATCGGGCAGGCCAACTGCAGCCACAGTGCGGCGGCATATCGAGGCAGCGCGTGCAACTTGTCCGGCTCCTCCTTCTGCTGGATCTCCACGACGATCGCGTGAAGGGGAGAGTGCCGGGGGCCGACCGTGATCACGACGTCAGGGCGCAGATCGATGGACGGGCGGTCGTTCAGGTCGTTGCTCGCGACCTGGACCGGGAGCCCGTCAGGCACATCGACGCCGAGGTGGTCGCGCAGCATCTCGACGGCGAACTGCGGCCTGTGCCGGAACAGCAGGTTGAGCGTGTCATGCAGGGGGGACGGCATGACACGGAATGTCATCAACAAATTACTATGAGTAGTCGCCGCCTTGGCTCGGCTGCCGCAGGGCCGAGGCCAGGCCACAGGCTTGGCAGAGGAAGGCGAACGGTGAGCGGAGGTGGACGGGAATCGAACCCGCCAGGCCGAGGACCTCGGCCTCGTCGGTTTTGAAGACCGCGGGGGCCACCAGGCGCCCACACACCTCCAGGAAGAAACCTAACCGGTACGGGGTAGGGACCCTGGGCGACGCCCCGCGGCAGGCGGCGTGACGGACGGACGACGCGAGGACGGGTGCGACATGACCGAGACGGCGGACCGGGCCGGGATCCGGCTGACCCAGCAGGCACACGGAGGCGGCTGCGCCTGCAAGATTCCCCCGGGTGAGCTGGAGAGCATCGTGGCCGGGCTCGTGGCCCCCGACCCCTCGGCGTACGCGAACGAACTGGTCATCGGGCTGGACGACGGCGACGACGCGGCCGTGGTCAGGATCGAGGGCGGCCGGGCGGTCGTCGCCACCGCCGACTTCTTCACGCCCGTCGTGGACGACCCGTACGACTGGGGGCGCATCGCGGCGACCAACGCGCTGTCCGACGTGTACGCGGTGGGCGGCGAGCCGGTCGTGGCGGTGAACCTGCTGGGCTGGCCCAGGGAGAGGCTGGCCATGGACCTCGCCAGGGAGGTGCTGCGCGGGGGCCTGGACGTGGCGCGGGCGGCGGGCTGCCACGTCGCGGGCGGGCACAGCATTGACGACCCCGAGCCCAAGTACGGCATGGCGGTC
This region includes:
- the selB gene encoding selenocysteine-specific translation elongation factor is translated as MAPGTHVVATAGHVDHGKSTLVRALTGMEPDRLAEERRRGLTIELGYAWTTLPSGERVAFVDVPGHERFLGTMLAGVGPVPAVMFVVAADEGWMPQSQEHLVALRTLGVRHGLLAVTRADLADPAPALEDARARLAEAGLGEVEALAVSGRTGEGLDGLRAALDRLVAALPAPDPQAPVRLWIDRAFSVRGSGTVVTGTLPAGRVATGDELELDGEPVRVRALESLKEHVESVTGVARVALNLRGRIAPQRGHALVTPGAWTATSLADVRVTMAEGARGPLPARLTAHIGSAAVPCEVRPLGAEAESAESAESVAARLRLARPLPLHVGDALLLRDPGRGQGELRVLARATVLDVRPPELRRRGAARERAKALADASADAASLLRTHLLLRDGELLAMGCPPTGRPVAAGWHADPDHWAELSARLPEVVRRYAADHPLEPGMPVEAARHELGLPDRRLVTALVRPPLTVADGRITTAGRVVTGTAGLPAPVARAVRALLDDLATAPFQAPDAGRLAELGLGPRELAAAVRAGALLRVAEGIVLAPGADAGAAALLARLPQPFTVSQARSVLGTSRRVAVPLLEHLDRKGLTERVDEVHRRCRATGRSE
- a CDS encoding IclR family transcriptional regulator, which produces MDVRDHAAAGPHRKPAIRAGTANGRGVLEGAFHLLDVLAAAEEGAGLSELARDAGMPKATTYRLLRQLADLGAVHQHGQRYFVGRRLALLGDAWQPDPRLRAAAREPVRLLSALTTTVVFLTALEGDRVKVITVARGEIKEVPPILPGSELAEATAAGRVLLTQRPDGDAAPPGFTLTEWRRAQAALRRSGSVAVDHHEVMPGVCCVAAPVRRPEGEIVASISALAVRPAVPAGLTELVLRASREITRNLGRT
- the selA gene encoding L-seryl-tRNA(Sec) selenium transferase, whose protein sequence is MDPRRRVPRTDAVLADPRLVAAVERLGRTAVKDAVVHAQQRVRQGEIEPEDVADVALAALPRHATSLRPVVNMTGVLLHTNLGRAPLSPAAVEAVTVAAGATDVEFDLESGARARRGRGAIEALARAVPDAEGVHVVNNNAAALVLAATALAAGREIVISRGELVEIGDGFRIPDLLVSTGARLREVGTTNRTALADYRDAIGPQTGFVLKVHPSNFRVEGFTGSVEVAELTGLGVPVVVDIGSGLLDRDPLLPEEPDAASVLRVGADLVTASGDKLLGGPQAGLLLGRSDLVERLRRHPLARALRVDKLTLAALEATLRGPEPPVRQALHADPIILGERAEALAKALCQAGVDAAAVTTEATVGGGGAPGVRLPSTAVSLPERLAGPLRRGEPPVVGRVEGGRLLLDLRAVPPDLDGEVLAAVLRAAS
- a CDS encoding TetR/AcrR family transcriptional regulator → MASSGRRAPQERGKAAERTRERILAAAVEEFGAKGYAGARTAAIAARAGVNQQLISYYFGGKQGLVEELRRRWARSQENVTPPGATYAESVAAHLDATLDNPDWSRLVIWQALGDGSSPESDDEWATAQRDRLHQAVERTRRRQEEGEITGELDAEFVLLVAYALAFAPIALPRMVEGIVGADPLSKDYREWVVGQLDRMTRRQP
- a CDS encoding PPOX class F420-dependent oxidoreductase, coding for MIFTEREIEYLSSQRIGRLATLQPNGTLQVSPVGFRYNPELQTIDIAGHNMAASRKFRNVLANGKVAFVVDDIPSVDPWQVRCLEIRGRGEALTEAADSNAPLPGPIIRVRPRRIISFGIDPGNPAAGKRDFPEA
- a CDS encoding deoxyribodipyrimidine photo-lyase, producing the protein MTPATTGAGDHEETCVEAVVVLFNRDLRVHDHPALSEACAAARHVVPLFVFDPAIGARHRRDFLLASLHDLRSSLRALGGDLVVRHGDPVAHAVRTAGETGAAAIWASEDVSPLARRRERRLAEECQAHRLEFRLFPGVTVVPPGALRPGGGSHYRVFSPYWRAWSATARRPVLGAPHRLSLPRGVDPGVLPGASPTPYGIVRGGEDEARRRLERWVNDGLASYAETRDLMAGRTSMLSAYLHFGCLSPSEVVARACERPRSEEYVRQLCWRDFHYQVVDAFPDMGRRDYRPRDVDWRRDEEAEAAWREGATGVPIVDAGMRQLRAEGWMHNRVRLVTGSYLTKRLGIDWRAGLEHFAEWLLDGDMPNNSGNWQWVAGTGNDTRPYRTLNPLRQAKRFDPDGEYVRRYVPELAALPGHLVHEPWKVRGGVPGYPSTPLGGELSA